A single genomic interval of Trinickia acidisoli harbors:
- a CDS encoding gamma-glutamylcyclotransferase family protein: MTRASNPPILLFSYGTLQDKAVQLANFGRELSGRPDAMMGYEQAWVEIKDPEVVATSGKTHHPIIRPCADASSAISGMVFEITAEELEAADRYEVADYRRVSVKLESGAEAWVYVSV; the protein is encoded by the coding sequence ATGACACGTGCCTCGAACCCTCCGATTCTCCTTTTCTCCTACGGCACCCTTCAGGACAAGGCCGTGCAGTTGGCGAATTTCGGTCGCGAACTCTCTGGAAGACCCGACGCCATGATGGGATACGAACAGGCCTGGGTCGAGATCAAGGATCCGGAGGTGGTCGCCACGAGCGGCAAGACACACCATCCGATCATCCGCCCATGTGCCGATGCATCGAGCGCGATTTCGGGCATGGTGTTCGAGATCACCGCAGAGGAACTGGAAGCGGCCGATCGTTACGAGGTGGCGGACTACCGGCGTGTCAGCGTCAAGCTCGAGTCGGGCGCCGAAGCGTGGGTGTATGTGAGCGTCTAG